The proteins below come from a single Aegilops tauschii subsp. strangulata cultivar AL8/78 chromosome 6, Aet v6.0, whole genome shotgun sequence genomic window:
- the LOC109737811 gene encoding uncharacterized protein: MAGYPEDNQHAMNGYEDEVEEVEEVDEEGRPGRRGRRDGGDGGGYGDAGGDDGRAGGGDSSGKIFVGGVAWETTEESFSKHFGKYGAITDSVIMKDKHTKMPRGFGFVTFSDPSVIDKVLEDEHNIDGRTVEVKRTVPREEMSSKDGPKTRKIFVGGLPSTLTEDDLRDHFSSYGNVVEHQIMVDHSTGRSRGFGFVTFESEDSVERVISEGRMRDLGGKQVEIKKAEPKKHGGDHSSNGRSSHSGGGGYRSSYRSGGAAGGGGSSSGGGGGGGYGYGAGHRSAAAGSYYDSTGYGYGRGGYGAAAAAAAYGGNAGYGSGFGGGYGGSMYGGAYGAYGAYGGGAYGAGAYGGGAYGAGAYGGGAYGAGGYGAGGYGSYGGAGAGAGGAGGGGGGSAGGRGSSRYHPYGK; encoded by the exons ATGGCGGGGTACCCGGAGGACAACCAGCACGCCATGAACGGGTACGAGGATGAGGTCGAAGAagtggaggaggtcgacgaggagggcCGCCCGGGCCGGAGGGGGCGGCGAGATGGGGGCGATGGTGGCGGCTATGGCGACGCCGGTGGGGATGACGGGAGGGCTGGGGGCGGTGACTCGTCGGG GAAGATTTTCGTCGGAGGCGTTGCATGGGAGACAACTGAAG AATCATTCTCCAAGCATTTTGGGAAGTATGGGGCTATAACTGATTCTGTAATTATGAAGGACAAGCATACTAAGATGCCTCGTGGATTTGGATTTGTTACATTTTCTGATCCATCTGTAATAGACAAGGTTTTGGAGGATGAACACAATATAGATGGAAGAACG GTTGAAGTCAAAAGGACAGTCCCGAGGGAAGAAATGTCCTCAAAAGATGGCCCCAAGACAAGAAAGATCTTTGTTGGTGGGCTACCTTCGACACTAACCGAAG ATGATTTGAGGGATCACTTTTCCTCGTATGGCAACGTGGTTGAACATCAGATAATGGTGGATCACAGCACTGGGCGTTCAAGAGGTTTTGGTTTTGTCACTTTTGAAAGTGAGGATTCTGTCGAAAGGGTCATATCTGAGGGAAGAATGCGTGATCTTGGTGGGAAGCAG GTTGAAATAAAGAAGGCTGAACCAAAGAAACATGGAGGTGATCACAGTAGCAATGGGAGATCTAGTCACTCTGGTGGTGGTGGTTACCGTAGTTCTTACCGTAGTGGTGGAGctgctggtggtggtggcagtagcagcggtggtggtggtggtggtggctatGGCTATGGTGCTGGTCATCGATCTGCTGCTGCAGGAAGTTATTATGATAGCACGGGATATGGTTATGGTAGAGGAGGCTAtggcgccgccgctgctgctgccgcctaTGGAGGCAATGCTGGATATGGATCTGGTTTTGGTGGTGGCTATGGTGGCTCTATGTACGGTGGTGCTTATGGTGCATACGGAGCATATGGAGGCGGTGCCTATGGTGCGGGTGCTTACGGAGGCGGTGCCTATGGTGCGGGTGCTTACGGAGGTGGCGCCTATGGTGCTGGTGGATATGGTGCTGGTGGATATGGTAGTTATGGGGGAGCAGGAGCAGGGGCGGGGGgtgctggtggtggtggtggtgggagTGCAGGTGGTCGGGGCTCTAGCAGGTACCATCCCTATGGGAAATGA